A single genomic interval of Nocardioides nitrophenolicus harbors:
- a CDS encoding amphi-Trp domain-containing protein, whose translation MDDLFEIDQTQRLRREEAAARLRALADSLERHNSVTFEREGRRITIDVPDEVELSVEVEIGEKNELEIELSW comes from the coding sequence GTGGACGACCTGTTCGAGATCGACCAGACCCAGCGCCTTCGTCGCGAGGAGGCGGCCGCCCGGCTGCGCGCCCTCGCCGACTCCCTGGAGCGCCACAACAGCGTGACGTTCGAGCGGGAGGGCCGGCGGATCACGATCGACGTCCCGGACGAGGTGGAGCTCTCGGTGGAGGTCGAGATCGGCGAGAAGAACGAGCTGGAGATCGAGCTCAGCTGGTAG
- a CDS encoding MarR family winged helix-turn-helix transcriptional regulator — protein sequence MDATPRAAIDRVMHLSLLISSDLSRYEKETGLTASRVHLLWELGLSGPQTQQRLAAALDVTPRNVTGLVDGLVASGHVTREPHPTDRRATLVTPTAAGRAVIEDNQAGYDDLGRRLFGDLSARRLTELTRVLDATIARFTALMEEEAT from the coding sequence ATGGACGCCACTCCCCGCGCCGCCATCGACCGCGTGATGCACCTGTCCCTGCTCATCTCCAGCGACCTGAGCCGCTACGAGAAGGAGACCGGGCTGACCGCGTCGCGGGTCCACCTGCTCTGGGAGCTGGGGCTGTCCGGACCGCAGACCCAGCAGCGGCTGGCCGCCGCGCTGGACGTCACGCCGCGCAATGTCACGGGCCTGGTCGACGGGCTGGTCGCGTCCGGCCACGTCACCCGCGAGCCGCACCCGACGGACCGGCGGGCCACCCTGGTGACCCCGACAGCCGCCGGGCGGGCGGTGATCGAGGACAACCAGGCCGGCTACGACGACCTGGGCCGCCGGCTCTTCGGCGACCTGTCCGCGCGGCGTCTGACCGAGCTCACCAGGGTGCTGGACGCCACGATCGCCCGGTTCACCGCGCTGATGGAGGAGGAGGCGACGTGA
- a CDS encoding MIP/aquaporin family protein: MSVAVPLSRRLLAELVGTALLVTVVVGSGIAAATLSPDDLGLQLLENSTATALGLSVLIVWFGPVSGAHLNPVVSAADWFLGRRTGAGLPLRDVGAYVLAQVAGGIGGALLANLMFEVPQGLSANDRLGGGHVTAEVVATAGLVALVFALVRTGRSALAAPAVGAYIGAAYWFTSSTSFANPAVTIGRTFTDTFAGIAPGSVPVFVGAQLVGMVLGVALTLTLHPHHPDHPDAEEATP, encoded by the coding sequence GTGAGCGTCGCCGTACCGCTGTCCCGCCGCCTCCTCGCCGAGCTCGTCGGTACGGCGCTGCTGGTCACCGTCGTCGTCGGCTCCGGCATCGCCGCCGCGACCCTCTCCCCCGACGACCTCGGCCTGCAGCTCCTGGAGAACTCGACGGCCACGGCGCTCGGCCTGAGCGTGCTGATCGTGTGGTTCGGGCCGGTCTCCGGCGCCCACCTCAACCCGGTCGTCTCCGCCGCGGACTGGTTCCTGGGCCGTCGTACCGGCGCCGGCCTGCCGCTGCGCGACGTCGGCGCCTACGTGCTGGCACAGGTCGCCGGCGGCATCGGTGGCGCGCTCCTCGCCAACCTGATGTTCGAGGTGCCCCAGGGCCTCTCGGCCAACGATCGCCTCGGCGGCGGCCACGTCACGGCCGAGGTGGTAGCGACCGCCGGGCTCGTCGCGCTCGTCTTCGCCCTGGTGCGGACCGGCCGGAGCGCGCTCGCCGCACCGGCCGTCGGCGCCTACATCGGCGCGGCGTACTGGTTCACCAGCTCGACCTCCTTCGCCAACCCCGCCGTGACGATCGGTCGGACGTTCACCGACACCTTCGCCGGCATCGCCCCCGGCTCGGTGCCGGTCTTCGTCGGCGCGCAGCTCGTCGGCATGGTCCTCGGCGTCGCGCTCACCCTGACCCTCCACCCCCACCACCCCGACCACCCCGACGCCGAGGAGGCGACGCCATGA
- a CDS encoding MFS transporter: protein MTCSRSAEHLPTPEPPRGVLLALCGTVTIAYGVLYYAFTVLASTIVDDTGWSATAVTTAFSAGSLVGALAGVGAGQVMQRRGPRLVMTAGSVLAAIAVAVIAVAPSLPVFTIGWLLAGTASAGTFYPPAFAALTQWYGERRVQAITTLTLVAGFSSTIFAPLTAELGDRLGWRATYLVLGALMLVATAPAHALALRPPWRPAVLSGHHSTRSDRSILTSRTFVLVTTSGAVTSLVMYASLVHLVPLLRDRGSSVQLAAWALGLSGAGQVLGRLLYPALQRRTTPNGRATASIVVLALTVLALGLLRGPVPLLIGVAVLAGAARGVFTLVGATVVSDHWGPARYAALNGVYNAPLGIAAALAPAIGAALTAATGGPTGLFVTLGLLGLAAAVLAAFAGGPDSAGLPDERDQPIDPPGEVVVRTVER from the coding sequence GTGACCTGCTCGAGATCGGCCGAGCACCTGCCGACGCCTGAGCCGCCGCGCGGCGTCCTGCTCGCGCTGTGCGGGACGGTCACGATCGCCTACGGCGTGCTGTACTACGCCTTCACGGTTCTCGCGAGCACCATCGTCGACGACACGGGGTGGTCGGCCACCGCCGTCACGACCGCGTTCTCCGCCGGAAGCCTGGTCGGAGCCCTCGCCGGCGTGGGAGCCGGGCAGGTGATGCAACGTCGGGGTCCGCGCCTGGTGATGACCGCGGGCAGCGTGCTGGCCGCGATCGCCGTCGCGGTGATCGCGGTGGCGCCCTCCCTGCCGGTGTTCACCATCGGCTGGCTGCTCGCGGGCACGGCCAGCGCCGGCACCTTCTACCCGCCGGCGTTCGCCGCCCTCACCCAGTGGTACGGCGAGCGCCGGGTCCAGGCGATCACGACACTCACCTTGGTCGCCGGCTTCTCGTCCACCATCTTCGCGCCGCTGACCGCCGAGCTCGGTGACCGACTCGGTTGGCGGGCCACCTACCTGGTCCTCGGCGCCCTGATGCTGGTGGCGACCGCACCCGCGCACGCCCTCGCCCTGCGACCACCCTGGCGGCCCGCGGTCCTCTCCGGCCACCACTCCACCCGCTCCGACCGCAGCATCCTGACCAGCCGCACCTTCGTACTCGTCACGACCTCAGGGGCGGTGACGTCGCTTGTCATGTACGCCTCCCTGGTCCATCTCGTCCCGCTGCTGCGGGATCGCGGATCCAGCGTGCAGCTGGCGGCGTGGGCACTCGGCCTCAGCGGCGCCGGCCAGGTCCTCGGCCGGCTGCTGTACCCAGCGCTGCAACGGCGGACCACCCCCAACGGCCGGGCGACGGCCTCGATCGTCGTACTGGCCTTGACCGTGCTCGCGCTCGGACTCCTCAGGGGACCGGTGCCGCTCCTGATCGGGGTCGCCGTCCTCGCCGGAGCCGCGCGAGGCGTGTTCACACTCGTCGGCGCGACGGTCGTGAGCGACCACTGGGGGCCCGCGCGGTACGCCGCGCTCAACGGCGTCTACAACGCCCCGCTCGGCATCGCCGCGGCCCTCGCCCCTGCCATCGGGGCCGCGCTGACGGCGGCGACGGGTGGCCCGACGGGCCTCTTCGTCACTCTCGGGCTGCTCGGCCTCGCGGCGGCCGTGCTCGCCGCGTTCGCCGGTGGGCCGGACTCAGCCGGCCTGCCGGACGAGCGGGACCAGCCGATCGACCCGCCGGGCGAGGTCGTCGTACGCACGGTCGAACGCTGA
- a CDS encoding arsenate reductase/protein-tyrosine-phosphatase family protein → MNVEQNLLAARAALHAALADPIRLRVVDLLAVGDASSSELSDRVGAASNLLAHHLRILESAGVIQRHRSEGDRRRGYWRLIHAALAPAETAETAVLATPERVVFVCTANSARSQLAAALWERASSVPATSAGTEPGPRIAPGALAAAGRHDLALADVEPRHLDDVGLRGEGRDLVVTVCDRAHEQLGPVSRVHWSVADPVPARTRSAFDRAYDDLARRVDRLVPLVRQAG, encoded by the coding sequence ATGAACGTTGAGCAAAATCTGCTGGCTGCCCGGGCGGCGCTGCACGCGGCGCTGGCGGATCCGATCCGCCTCCGGGTGGTCGACCTGCTCGCCGTGGGCGATGCGTCGTCGTCGGAGCTCTCCGACCGGGTCGGGGCGGCGTCGAACCTGCTCGCCCACCATCTCCGCATCCTCGAGTCGGCGGGCGTGATCCAGCGGCATCGGTCCGAAGGCGACCGACGCCGCGGCTACTGGCGGCTGATCCATGCCGCTCTGGCGCCCGCCGAGACCGCCGAGACCGCTGTGCTCGCGACGCCGGAGCGGGTCGTCTTCGTCTGCACGGCCAACTCGGCCCGATCCCAGCTCGCCGCCGCTCTCTGGGAGCGTGCGAGCAGCGTGCCGGCCACCTCCGCCGGCACCGAGCCAGGTCCGCGGATCGCGCCGGGAGCCCTCGCCGCCGCCGGGCGGCACGACCTGGCGTTGGCCGATGTCGAGCCGCGCCATCTCGACGACGTGGGCTTGCGCGGCGAGGGGCGAGACCTCGTCGTCACCGTGTGCGATCGTGCCCACGAGCAGCTGGGACCGGTGTCGCGGGTCCACTGGTCGGTGGCCGACCCGGTCCCGGCCCGCACGCGCTCAGCGTTCGACCGTGCGTACGACGACCTCGCCCGGCGGGTCGATCGGCTGGTCCCGCTCGTCCGGCAGGCCGGCTGA
- a CDS encoding CAP domain-containing protein — MPAFDRVTLALTVAATVLAAPGAAAAAGQDRSVRAMSDAYEAAVLKAIERRRVNRGRSGLQPSACVDGLAEARSRRMAVRDEMVHYAGLGKVFGRCGGSRVGEIIARGAGFRDPAAVVRAWMDSPSHHAVIVQPAYRQAAVGAWRDDDGVVFVSVIFRAP; from the coding sequence ATGCCCGCATTCGACCGTGTCACGCTGGCGCTGACCGTCGCCGCGACGGTCCTCGCCGCCCCCGGTGCGGCCGCCGCCGCTGGGCAGGACAGGTCGGTCCGGGCGATGAGCGATGCCTACGAGGCCGCGGTGCTGAAGGCCATCGAGCGGCGCCGGGTCAACCGCGGCCGGTCCGGGCTGCAGCCGTCGGCGTGCGTCGACGGCCTCGCCGAGGCGCGGTCCCGGCGGATGGCGGTCCGCGACGAGATGGTGCACTACGCGGGGCTCGGCAAGGTCTTCGGGCGCTGCGGAGGGTCCCGGGTCGGCGAGATCATCGCCCGGGGCGCGGGCTTCCGCGACCCGGCGGCCGTCGTCCGGGCCTGGATGGACTCGCCGTCCCACCACGCCGTGATCGTCCAGCCGGCGTACCGTCAGGCGGCGGTGGGCGCCTGGCGCGACGACGACGGTGTCGTCTTCGTGAGCGTGATCTTCCGCGCGCCGTAG
- a CDS encoding (2Fe-2S) ferredoxin domain-containing protein, with translation MSRAVVLVPLGVDAGRYAAELAEVAAATGASLAFLQAGSPSVTDELDRLAGLGVRQVELVGLGLGAPTARSWLRRVAGHWRRARPEVEVLVGGRAVTGEEAPLRSPAWEDVPGHAHQVLVCRGPRCSARGSAATSAALDAELRARGLGDDDVLVTQTGCLFPCNQAPVVVVHPDDSWYGGVDPDRARAIVADHLVGGLPLPDRLPRARP, from the coding sequence GTGAGCCGCGCGGTGGTGCTGGTCCCGCTGGGCGTCGACGCCGGACGGTACGCCGCGGAGCTGGCCGAGGTCGCCGCGGCCACCGGGGCGTCGCTCGCCTTCCTGCAGGCGGGCTCTCCGAGCGTGACCGACGAGCTGGACCGGCTCGCCGGGCTCGGCGTACGGCAGGTCGAGCTGGTCGGGCTCGGGCTGGGCGCGCCGACGGCCCGGTCCTGGCTGCGCCGGGTCGCCGGGCACTGGCGGCGGGCCCGCCCCGAGGTCGAGGTGCTGGTCGGCGGCCGGGCCGTCACCGGCGAGGAGGCACCGCTGAGGTCGCCCGCCTGGGAGGACGTGCCCGGGCACGCCCACCAGGTCCTGGTGTGCCGCGGACCGCGCTGCTCGGCCCGCGGCTCGGCCGCCACGTCCGCCGCACTCGACGCCGAGCTGCGGGCCCGCGGCCTCGGCGACGACGACGTCCTGGTCACCCAGACCGGCTGCCTGTTCCCCTGCAACCAGGCGCCGGTGGTCGTCGTCCACCCCGACGACAGCTGGTACGGCGGCGTCGACCCGGACCGGGCGCGCGCGATCGTCGCCGACCACCTGGTCGGCGGGCTGCCGCTCCCGGACCGGCTGCCGCGCGCGCGACCCTAG
- a CDS encoding NAD(P)-binding domain-containing protein, which produces MNELPVVVIGAGPQGLAAAAHLLERGLRPLVLEAGAGPGAAVAEWGHVRLFSAWPELVDAAAARLLGPTGWRAPVTGYPTGSDWIDGYLAPLAAVLGDRVRYDARVTGVSRRGRDRLVDADRDRQPFTVHLTDAAGHESRVEARAVIDASGTWRRPNPAGADGLPALGERTAGARLTSRVPDRAHPERYAGRHTVVIGSGDSAFNAIHELVELASAHPGTRITWAIRRVVSAGTFGGGAADQLPERGALGVRARRAVESGEVELVTGFRTAELRSDAGGVVVVDEDGRALPAADTVVVLTGFRPDLTFLSELRLDLDPTLEAPRRMAAEIDPNVHSCGSVRATGAADLAQPEPDFYLVGMKSYGRAPTFLALTGYEQVRSVVAAIAGDDEAAARIDLVLPDTGVCGGAGIFDDPASSGGGCCPPSPGTSAGSDLLEIGRAPADA; this is translated from the coding sequence ATGAACGAGCTGCCCGTGGTGGTGATCGGCGCCGGCCCCCAGGGCCTCGCCGCGGCCGCCCACCTCCTGGAGCGCGGTCTGCGGCCGCTGGTGCTGGAGGCCGGCGCCGGACCGGGCGCGGCGGTCGCGGAGTGGGGACATGTGCGCCTGTTCTCGGCCTGGCCCGAGCTCGTCGACGCCGCCGCCGCGCGCCTGCTCGGGCCGACGGGCTGGCGCGCGCCGGTCACCGGCTACCCCACGGGCTCGGACTGGATCGACGGCTATCTCGCCCCGCTCGCCGCGGTGCTCGGCGACCGGGTCCGGTACGACGCGCGCGTCACCGGGGTGTCCCGTCGCGGCCGCGACCGCCTCGTCGACGCCGACCGGGACCGGCAGCCGTTCACCGTGCACCTCACGGACGCCGCGGGTCACGAGTCCCGCGTCGAGGCACGCGCCGTCATCGACGCGTCCGGAACCTGGCGCCGGCCCAATCCCGCCGGTGCGGACGGGCTGCCTGCCTTGGGGGAGCGCACGGCGGGTGCCCGACTGACCTCCCGGGTTCCGGACCGTGCGCACCCCGAGAGGTACGCCGGTAGGCACACCGTCGTCATCGGGTCCGGCGACTCGGCGTTCAACGCGATCCACGAGCTGGTCGAGCTGGCGTCGGCGCACCCCGGCACGCGGATCACGTGGGCGATCCGGCGCGTCGTCAGCGCCGGGACGTTCGGCGGCGGCGCGGCGGACCAGCTGCCCGAACGCGGCGCCCTCGGCGTGCGAGCCCGGCGCGCCGTCGAGTCCGGAGAGGTCGAGCTGGTCACCGGGTTCCGGACGGCGGAGCTGCGGTCCGACGCCGGCGGCGTGGTCGTGGTCGACGAGGACGGACGGGCGCTCCCGGCGGCCGACACGGTCGTCGTGCTGACCGGCTTCCGTCCCGACCTGACGTTCCTGTCCGAGCTCCGACTGGATCTCGACCCCACCCTCGAGGCGCCACGGCGGATGGCCGCGGAGATCGATCCGAACGTCCACTCGTGTGGTTCGGTCCGGGCGACCGGCGCCGCGGATCTCGCCCAACCGGAGCCGGACTTCTACCTGGTCGGGATGAAGTCGTACGGCCGGGCGCCCACCTTCCTCGCCCTGACCGGCTACGAGCAGGTCCGCAGCGTCGTCGCCGCGATCGCCGGCGACGACGAGGCCGCTGCGCGGATCGACCTGGTCCTGCCCGACACCGGGGTGTGCGGAGGTGCCGGGATCTTCGACGATCCGGCGAGCAGCGGCGGCGGCTGCTGTCCTCCGTCGCCGGGGACGAGTGCCGGCAGTGACCTGCTCGAGATCGGCCGAGCACCTGCCGACGCCTGA
- a CDS encoding arsenate reductase ArsC, producing MTRPTVLFVCVHNAGRSQMAAAFLQHLAGDRIEVLSAGSQPADQVNPVAVAAMAEVGVDIGARQPKVLTDAAVRQADVVVTMGCGDECPFFPGKRYEDWVLDDPAGQDLAAVRPIRDEIRRRVTALVADLDRGR from the coding sequence ATGACCCGACCCACCGTGCTGTTCGTCTGCGTCCACAATGCCGGCCGCTCCCAGATGGCCGCGGCCTTCCTCCAGCACCTCGCCGGCGACCGGATCGAGGTGCTCTCCGCCGGATCCCAGCCGGCCGACCAGGTGAACCCGGTCGCGGTCGCGGCGATGGCCGAGGTGGGCGTCGACATCGGCGCGCGGCAGCCGAAGGTGCTCACCGACGCCGCGGTGCGGCAGGCCGATGTCGTGGTGACCATGGGCTGTGGCGACGAGTGCCCGTTCTTCCCCGGGAAGCGCTACGAGGACTGGGTGCTCGACGACCCCGCCGGCCAGGACCTCGCCGCCGTCCGCCCGATCCGCGACGAGATCCGGCGCCGGGTCACGGCGCTGGTGGCCGACCTCGATCGGGGCCGGTGA
- a CDS encoding enoyl-CoA hydratase/isomerase family protein has protein sequence MQGPTDDVRVERLGPVGRIVLDRPRALNAITLGMVERIHAALEEWRDAGLRAIVVESASERAFCAGGDIRRVRENSLAGRHEESLRFFDTEYAVNALLGSYPVPVVALVGGICMGGGMGLSVHGTFVVVSPEASFAMPETKIGFFPDVGGSHFLPRLPGHTGRYLGLTGARIGAADALALGVATHACSAADLARLPELIAGYDGPLEQLLRELAPDAPGSAGSLAAVRPELEWVFSAPDLAGIGPRLRRLVATPGPAATWAAETLAALESASPYSLAVTDRLLVEGRGRSLEECLRAELATAAEVIRSADFVEGVRSVLVDKDHAPHWSTPVGEAG, from the coding sequence GTGCAGGGACCTACCGACGACGTCCGCGTCGAGCGGCTCGGACCGGTCGGCCGGATCGTGCTGGACCGACCGCGGGCGCTCAACGCCATCACGCTCGGCATGGTCGAGCGGATCCATGCGGCGCTCGAGGAGTGGCGCGACGCCGGGCTGCGCGCCATCGTCGTGGAGAGTGCGTCCGAGCGGGCGTTCTGCGCCGGCGGCGACATCCGCCGGGTGCGGGAGAACTCGCTGGCCGGGCGCCACGAGGAGAGCCTGCGCTTCTTCGACACGGAGTACGCCGTCAACGCGCTCCTCGGCAGCTACCCGGTGCCCGTCGTGGCCCTCGTCGGCGGCATCTGCATGGGCGGCGGGATGGGCCTGTCGGTGCACGGCACCTTCGTGGTGGTCTCCCCGGAGGCCTCCTTCGCGATGCCCGAGACCAAGATCGGCTTCTTCCCCGACGTCGGCGGCTCCCACTTCCTGCCCCGCCTGCCCGGCCACACCGGCCGCTATCTCGGCCTCACCGGCGCCCGGATCGGCGCCGCCGACGCCCTGGCCCTCGGCGTCGCCACCCATGCCTGCTCCGCCGCCGACCTGGCCCGGCTGCCCGAGCTGATCGCCGGCTACGACGGTCCGCTCGAGCAGTTGCTCCGCGAGCTCGCGCCGGACGCACCCGGCTCGGCCGGCTCGCTCGCCGCCGTACGGCCCGAGCTGGAGTGGGTGTTCAGCGCCCCCGACCTCGCCGGCATCGGCCCCCGGCTCCGCCGGCTGGTCGCCACGCCGGGCCCGGCGGCCACCTGGGCGGCCGAGACCCTCGCGGCGCTCGAGTCTGCCTCGCCGTACAGCCTCGCGGTGACCGACCGGCTCCTCGTCGAAGGCCGCGGCCGCTCGCTGGAGGAGTGCCTGCGCGCCGAGCTGGCCACCGCCGCCGAGGTGATCCGCAGCGCCGACTTCGTGGAGGGTGTGCGCTCGGTGCTGGTCGACAAGGACCACGCGCCGCACTGGTCGACGCCGGTCGGCGAAGCGGGGTAG
- a CDS encoding ArsR/SmtB family transcription factor — protein sequence MGWVPSSLPVLEPADLTTCCSPVTGGVVSDAVAETLARTFKALGDPTRVKLLSLIAAAPESEACICDLTEPVGLSQPTVSHHMRLLVDAGLATREQRGRWAYYRVAPEALHALARVLDPTGD from the coding sequence ATGGGGTGGGTGCCGTCGTCACTTCCCGTCCTCGAGCCTGCCGACCTCACGACCTGCTGCTCGCCGGTCACCGGCGGCGTGGTCAGTGACGCCGTCGCCGAGACCCTGGCGCGGACCTTCAAGGCGCTCGGCGACCCCACCCGGGTCAAGCTGCTGTCGTTGATCGCGGCAGCGCCCGAGAGCGAGGCATGCATCTGCGATCTGACCGAACCCGTCGGACTCAGCCAGCCGACGGTGTCCCATCACATGAGGCTGCTCGTCGACGCCGGGCTCGCGACCCGCGAGCAGCGTGGCAGGTGGGCCTACTATCGCGTCGCCCCGGAGGCGCTCCATGCGCTCGCGCGGGTCCTGGACCCGACCGGCGACTGA
- a CDS encoding TMEM165/GDT1 family protein produces the protein MADETFDQQCDPFCHGRAWSKARPRGGLLGRAPERNLMYAFLLSTAVIFVAELGDKSQLMAMTFATRYRARDVLIGLTAATAVVHLASVGIGYAIGDAFADYQGTIEVCAGIAFLGFALWTLRGDELTEDDERKATSATGRAVLVVALFFFLAELGDKTMLATITLATQEGWFGTWLGSTVGMVAADALAIGVGAVLGRQLPEKVIKYGAAALFALFGLALIASGAGWI, from the coding sequence GTGGCGGACGAGACTTTCGACCAGCAGTGCGACCCGTTTTGTCATGGACGCGCCTGGTCGAAGGCGCGTCCTCGCGGCGGGCTCCTCGGCCGGGCGCCGGAGAGGAACCTGATGTACGCCTTCTTGTTGAGCACCGCGGTCATCTTCGTGGCCGAGCTCGGCGACAAGAGCCAGCTCATGGCGATGACCTTCGCCACCCGCTACCGCGCCCGCGACGTGCTGATCGGGCTGACCGCCGCGACGGCGGTCGTCCATCTGGCGTCGGTCGGCATCGGCTACGCCATCGGCGACGCCTTCGCCGACTACCAGGGCACGATCGAGGTCTGCGCGGGCATCGCGTTCCTCGGGTTCGCGCTGTGGACGCTGCGCGGCGACGAGCTGACCGAGGACGACGAGCGCAAGGCCACCAGCGCCACGGGCCGGGCGGTCCTGGTCGTCGCGCTCTTCTTCTTCCTCGCCGAGCTCGGCGACAAGACCATGCTGGCGACGATCACCCTGGCCACCCAGGAGGGCTGGTTCGGCACCTGGCTCGGCTCGACGGTCGGCATGGTCGCCGCCGATGCGCTCGCCATCGGCGTGGGTGCGGTGCTCGGTCGGCAGCTGCCCGAGAAGGTCATCAAGTACGGCGCCGCGGCGCTGTTCGCGCTGTTCGGGCTCGCGCTCATCGCGAGTGGGGCTGGTTGGATCTGA
- a CDS encoding MFS transporter — MSSTPRERPVWTPWRTVFAFGLVSLAADMVYEGMRAMAGPFLGSLGASALTVGLVTGAGEAVALMLRLVTGPWADRSNRHWRLTVVGYGMTAVCVPLLAVTPFLGSAGLAVAATLIVLERTGKAVRSPAKSALLARMATTTGRGKGFAVHKALDQVGAFTGPLLLAGIAALTGLLWPGFAVLAIPGALAMLLLAQLRRRAPIATQAEPDAEPDAEPDAEMPPTARPPRSAWAEVRAAAVGADLPRSFHLFSLSAALTTAGLMTFGVMSYRFVEAGLVAAAAVPLVYALAMAVEAVAALATGGMFDRWGGRVLLVVPVLVAVVPLCVFTDQLGWVLAGVVVWGAATGVQDSTVKAYVADLVPAGRRATAYGVFAAVQGIGALVGGAVAGALVDGHVPLLAAVIGVLQVAAAVLLWNTTRSRARVSAASGGGR, encoded by the coding sequence GTGAGCTCCACCCCGCGCGAACGCCCGGTCTGGACGCCATGGCGCACCGTCTTCGCCTTCGGCCTGGTCAGCCTCGCGGCCGACATGGTCTACGAGGGGATGCGGGCCATGGCCGGTCCGTTCCTCGGCAGCCTGGGTGCCTCCGCCCTGACCGTCGGTCTGGTGACCGGCGCGGGCGAGGCGGTCGCGCTGATGTTGCGGCTGGTCACCGGGCCGTGGGCGGACCGGAGCAACCGCCACTGGCGGCTGACCGTCGTCGGGTACGGCATGACCGCGGTCTGCGTGCCGCTGCTCGCGGTCACACCCTTCCTCGGCAGCGCCGGACTGGCGGTCGCGGCCACGCTGATCGTGCTGGAGCGCACCGGCAAGGCGGTCCGCAGCCCGGCGAAGTCCGCGCTGCTCGCGCGGATGGCGACGACCACCGGACGCGGGAAGGGCTTCGCGGTCCACAAGGCGCTCGACCAGGTCGGCGCGTTCACCGGCCCGCTGCTGCTGGCCGGGATCGCGGCGCTGACCGGCCTGCTCTGGCCGGGCTTCGCGGTGCTGGCGATCCCGGGCGCGCTGGCGATGCTGCTGCTCGCCCAGCTCCGCCGCCGAGCGCCGATCGCGACCCAGGCCGAGCCCGACGCCGAGCCCGACGCCGAGCCCGACGCCGAGATGCCGCCGACCGCCCGGCCGCCCCGCAGTGCGTGGGCGGAGGTGCGCGCCGCGGCGGTCGGCGCGGACCTGCCGCGCAGCTTCCACCTCTTCTCGCTCTCGGCCGCGCTGACGACGGCGGGGCTGATGACCTTCGGCGTGATGTCCTACCGCTTCGTGGAGGCGGGCCTGGTCGCCGCGGCCGCGGTGCCGCTCGTCTACGCCCTTGCGATGGCCGTCGAGGCGGTGGCCGCGCTGGCGACGGGCGGGATGTTCGACCGCTGGGGCGGGCGGGTGCTGCTCGTCGTACCCGTGCTCGTCGCGGTCGTCCCGCTCTGCGTGTTCACCGACCAGCTCGGGTGGGTGCTCGCCGGTGTCGTCGTCTGGGGCGCGGCGACCGGCGTGCAGGACTCGACCGTGAAGGCGTACGTCGCCGACCTGGTCCCCGCGGGCCGCCGGGCCACGGCGTACGGCGTGTTCGCCGCGGTGCAGGGCATCGGCGCCCTGGTCGGTGGCGCGGTCGCCGGCGCGCTCGTCGACGGCCACGTGCCGCTGCTGGCCGCGGTGATCGGCGTCCTGCAGGTGGCGGCGGCGGTGCTGCTGTGGAACACGACCCGGTCCCGGGCGCGGGTTTCGGCCGCGTCGGGAGGTGGCAGGTAG
- a CDS encoding DoxX family protein → MNLVVWIVTGLLAALFLMAGSMKLAKSKEQIVTDPRMGWAEPMPPGVIKLIGAAEVLGALGLVLPGALEIATGLVPAAAIGLAVIMAAAVVTHLRRGESQSAALTVVLLAGCLFVAVERLGPRSF, encoded by the coding sequence ATGAACCTCGTCGTGTGGATCGTGACCGGCCTGCTGGCCGCGCTGTTCCTGATGGCCGGCTCGATGAAGCTGGCCAAGTCCAAGGAGCAGATCGTGACCGATCCCCGGATGGGCTGGGCCGAGCCGATGCCGCCCGGGGTGATCAAGCTGATCGGGGCCGCGGAGGTGCTGGGCGCGCTCGGGCTGGTGCTGCCCGGCGCGCTGGAGATCGCGACCGGCCTGGTGCCGGCGGCCGCGATCGGGCTCGCCGTGATCATGGCGGCGGCCGTGGTCACCCACCTGCGCCGCGGCGAGTCGCAGAGCGCCGCCCTGACCGTGGTGCTGCTGGCCGGATGCCTGTTCGTGGCGGTCGAGCGGCTCGGGCCGCGGTCCTTCTGA